The genomic segment tttttctaaaacaagcttgaactgtgagttgttaacctacataatgaatttgcggtttagaatgaagttagttatatttcaagacatgtatgtccatctattggaaaaaaacgcaattactttttggccaacccaatattttgtACATTCCATGTCATTCTACCAgctaattctctctctttccttcaaACTTTAGTGTATCAAACATTTTCCACAATTCTCCTGTTTTCATCTATAAAATGCATTAAGAGATCATAAGTGGACTTGTATCGCTGAATTCAGAATTCCAGGAGGCCTTTCAGTTATTCGACAGCCGTGGCGACGGCAAGATCCACGTGTCGCAGATCGGTGACGCGTTACGCGCCCTCGGGCAAAACCCAACCGAGTCGGACGTGAAGAAGTTCACCCACCAGCACAAGCCGGACGAGCGGATCAGCTTCGAGGTGTTCCTGCCGATCTACCAGGCCATCAGCAAGTCCCGCACCTCCGACACGGCGGACGACTTCATCGAGGGCCTGCGTCACTTCGACAAGGACGGAAACGGCTTCATATCCTCCGCGGAGCTGCGACACCTCCTGACGACGCTTGGTACGTGCCCGCGGGTATGCTTTCCCTGCTATAAAGGAAAACGAGATTCTTATCGTATCGCGTCGTTGCAGGTGAGAAGCTCAGTGACGAGGAAGTGGAAACCTTATTAGCGGGTCATGAGGACTCGCAGGGTAATATCAATTACGAGGATTTTGTTCGTCAGGTGATGTGCGGTTAAATAGCCATTTAATCGTGTATAAaagcgtattattattattattgtcgtTTACTTTGCCAATATCCGTCGAGTCTGTTGAGAGCGTTTTTACTTTCCAAGTATACCATATCAGCATGTGTACCTATCTGCGGCGATTTATCTCGAGAGAATCTTAACGCGTACACTCTCTATTTTGTTATTACGTACTTATGGGAAGGTGGTTAACCCTTTTTATATAAGAGTCTAAATTAGTTGAGAGACGATGGTAGGTAATGAACAATCTAGCGCATTGTGCCTTGACGTATACTCCGATTAATGAGCATTTAGTGATATTGATAGTAAGACACACACCCGTTGTGCGACCCTTAGCGAGACGATCTGAATACCGCGGACATTCCAAATTCTTGTAAGATAGGGCGTAAAcgaggaaaagaaaacgagCTGGAGGATATTCAGGCTTCGAGGGGGGCAGGCCGCTTAAGCGTTTTTGACTCTCGCGCCGACGCTGGACCGCGTAATACTTTCTCCCCCTTTTCTCTCTATCGAGTTCAACGTACTCTGTCTCTGTGGTTAGAATGTGCGTTCGAGCATCTTCCATTTCCCATTACGTGTCCTAGTAAAAAAAAGTATGCGAAGAGTActcactttatttatttatgcatgaGCGTATTTATGTCTCTGAAATGcgcaaagaaaagaaaggtaTTGTACATTGCAATGAATAAAACAATTGCTCCAGAAATCTCTGCCGTGGATCGTGTAATTGATTGTACTTTACGGGCGAGGTACGGCGACTCCGAGAGGTTTCATTTATTACAGCTGATCGTCAGCTGAGCGTCGCATCGCGCGTGCCTTTGCCGCTACTCCGAGCACTCCAGTCCTACATCGGTAATTGTCCATTAAATTCAGAAACGGCAATTTACGGGCGAAGTGCACGCGCGATGTTGACAACTAAAATTAAACCTAATCcgcttcatttttaattttgaatatacAATTAACCTGGAATatacaattaacaaaatatcattGAACATTTTGGAAGAGgtaatttaacatattttttatatattaggggtgtgatttagttttgagggttttgcaacagatggctgtagtgtcagtttgttccaatagctgtttccgataactgttgtttcttacagtcttgacattatccatgccatttagtagcattatagcaatagatgcaataacagtcgtgtttatatcatcgtaaaaatgcaacttccgaaacagcattttcgacatgcgttgcttttgttttttaatcaaaagaaaactgcggctgacggttatagaattcttgtggaaacttatggtgattctgccccatcaattaagacgtgtgaatactggtttagacgctttaaaagtggtgatactgatgtgaaggacaaagaacgctcgggacaaccaagaaagcttgaaaatgcagatttgcaagcattattggacgaacatccaacacgatccacttcagaacttgccagagcattaaatgttgatcgtacaacagttaccaaacatttacatgaaatgggaaaaattcagaaagaagggaaatgggttcaacatcaattatcggaaagtgccattacGAACCGGTTgaatatttgcatttcgttgatcgccaggcaaaaaaagaaaagtcttttgtctcggattgttactagggatgaaaagtggatctattgggttgttcgcgaaagttatttcgttttttcaaggaaaaatgaaaggcggttttttcatatttagaatacattttattcagtgatgtattggccattttgttccactacctttcgtcacctttctggcaactttaagattccacgctcatagaagtccttctccttattgacaaaaaattgaagcaagtgattttagacgccttcatttgaatcgaagtttacattgttcaaagaattttgtagagactggaacaaatggtaatcggatggtgccagatcaggagagtatggtgggtgtggtagcgcatcccatccaagctgtaaaagcttctggcgagtgaccaaacttgtgtgtggtctggcattgtcgtgatggaatacgacacctttcctattcgccaattctggtcgcttctgcttgatggcagcatccaattcatccagctgacgacaatacactttcgaatcaatcgtctggttgcttggtagtagctcgaaaaatacga from the Ooceraea biroi isolate clonal line C1 chromosome 13, Obir_v5.4, whole genome shotgun sequence genome contains:
- the LOC105286547 gene encoding myosin-2 essential light chain isoform X2; amino-acid sequence: MASYSEDQLAEFQEAFQLFDSRGDGKIHVSQIGDALRALGQNPTESDVKKFTHQHKPDERISFEVFLPIYQAISKSRTSDTADDFIEGLRHFDKDGNGFISSAELRHLLTTLGEKLSDEEVETLLAGHEDSQGNINYEDFVRQVMCG
- the LOC105286547 gene encoding myosin-2 essential light chain isoform X1 — encoded protein: MYGYSYQELANRMMSSMEEFQEAFQLFDSRGDGKIHVSQIGDALRALGQNPTESDVKKFTHQHKPDERISFEVFLPIYQAISKSRTSDTADDFIEGLRHFDKDGNGFISSAELRHLLTTLGEKLSDEEVETLLAGHEDSQGNINYEDFVRQVMCG